In the genome of Candidatus Pristimantibacillus lignocellulolyticus, the window AATTGGTGTTTCTGAAATTGTTGTATCAGCAGCATATAGCTGATCAGACCAAGAGTTAGCATCAATAGTTACTGCATTTGCTTGTATCGTATATACACCATCAGCTAGTGCATCGTTATATTTCAAAGTAAGTTCAGCATCGTTAGGTAATTTTACTTGTTGTAATAGTTTTCCATTATCAGCCTCTTCAATACAATAGACGATCGGGCCACGTTGTAGAGCAACTTTACCTGCATTTGCTTTTACTTTTGGATGACTCTTCATTCGTTTAATACTCATATCGAAATCTACTTCTACAATATCTCCTGTTGCCCACTCCCGGGTGATCTTCGCGTAACCATCTTCCGTAATATCAGTAACTTGCACAACCAATCCATTTACTTTTATCAAAGTTTTGTTGGACCAATTAGGAAGACGAATGGCCAATGTCATATTAACTAGCTCGGTAGTAGAAAGTTCATATTTCACTACTCCACTCCAAGGCAAATCAGAAACCTGCTTCACAATTACAGTTGAACCCTCGATATCCAGTTCTGTAGTGCCACCGATAAATAAGTGAGAAAACACGGTGTTACCAGTTACAGAATACATATAATCACCTAGTGATGCTAATAAACGAGCAAGGTTAGGAGGGCAACATGCACAACCAAACCATTCTTGACGTACTGGTTTCACATGATTGTAGTTCTTATTATGACCGTTACATTGGTCAGGTAAAACTTCAAGTGGGTTAACATAGAAGAAATGTTTACCATCTAATGACATACCAGATATCACTGTATTATATAGTGCACGTTCCATCACATCCGCGTATTCACTCTTTGCTTCCAATTGAAGCATACGTTGAGCAGCAAAGATTAAACCGATCGAGGCACATGTTTCAGAATAAGCAGTATCATTAGGTATATCATAATCTACGGAGAAAGCCTCTCCTGAAGCCATAGAACCAATTCCACCTGTAATATACATTTGCTTATGAACAATGTTGTTCCATAATGTACGACTTGCTTCTATTAAACTAACATCCTTTGTTTCTTTCGCAATATCAATCATCCCTGCAAGCATATATACTACTCGAACGGCGTGTCCGATAGCTACATCTTGTTCCCGCACCGGTTTGTGTGATTGGAAATATTGTGAATCAATTTGAATGCGGCCTTTATGCCAAATACTACTCCAACCACGTTTTTCAGCTTCTTCTATGAAAAAATTATTAGTTCCACGTTTGTCGATAAAGTATTTACTCAAC includes:
- a CDS encoding glycoside hydrolase family 127 protein, which encodes MSIPVPLSKPNQFIPMKQVNIADPFWSPYIKLVRDVVVPYQWEAINDRVEGAEPSHAVQNFKIAAGLAEGDFYGFVFQDTDVAKWIEAVAYLLTKESNSELEAIADEMITIIERAQQSSGYLNTYFIIKEPQLKWKNLTEAHELYTAGHMIEAGVAYYQATGKRRLLDIVCKMADDIANVFGDGQGQIQGYDGHQEIELALVKLYRITGENKYLQLSKYFIDKRGTNNFFIEEAEKRGWSSIWHKGRIQIDSQYFQSHKPVREQDVAIGHAVRVVYMLAGMIDIAKETKDVSLIEASRTLWNNIVHKQMYITGGIGSMASGEAFSVDYDIPNDTAYSETCASIGLIFAAQRMLQLEAKSEYADVMERALYNTVISGMSLDGKHFFYVNPLEVLPDQCNGHNKNYNHVKPVRQEWFGCACCPPNLARLLASLGDYMYSVTGNTVFSHLFIGGTTELDIEGSTVIVKQVSDLPWSGVVKYELSTTELVNMTLAIRLPNWSNKTLIKVNGLVVQVTDITEDGYAKITREWATGDIVEVDFDMSIKRMKSHPKVKANAGKVALQRGPIVYCIEEADNGKLLQQVKLPNDAELTLKYNDALADGVYTIQANAVTIDANSWSDQLYAADTTISETPIALTFIPYYTWANRGEGEMMVWVNELAK